In a single window of the Drosophila albomicans strain 15112-1751.03 chromosome 3, ASM965048v2, whole genome shotgun sequence genome:
- the LOC117570747 gene encoding G-protein coupled receptor dmsr-1: protein MASGNNDTTPLYCGSGMDNFHTSYKNMHGYVSLVVCILGTIANTLNIIVLTRKEMRSPTNAILTGLAVADLAVMLEYMPYTVHDYILTDSLPREEKLSYSWACFIKFHSIFAQVLHTISIWLTVTLAVWRYIAVGYPQKNRVWCGMRTTIITITTAYVVCVLVVSPSLYLITAITEWMDQLDAQGKLINNIPMTQYVIDYNNEMQSMVAALNATPSSLLQSNETQWFNVTTPLPQVVPTSLVARNVTVYRLYHSDLALHNVSLRNTTFLIYSVLIKLIPCIALTILSVRLILALLEAKRRRKKLTSKPAAASNVNGKSVVNGKAAERPRKNSKTLEKEKQTDRTTRMLLAVLLLFLITEFPQGIMGLLNVLLGDAFLMECYLRLSDLMDVLALINSSINFILYCSMSKQFRSTFTLLFRPKFLDKWLPVAQDELAATRADGLRSVVAAAPDNCHTMALHKQPQVVTLAATTTTTTQVTNL from the exons aTGGCCAGTGGCAATAATGATACAACGCCGCTCTACTGCGGCAGCGGCATGGATAATTTTCATACGAG CTATAAGAACATGCATGGTTATGTCTCGCTCGTCGTCTGCATTCTGGGCACCATTGCGAATACGTTGAACATCATTGTGCTGACACGCAAGGAGATGCGTTCACCCACAAATGCCATACTCACGGGCTTGGCAGTTGCTGATCTGGCCGTGATGTTGGAATATATGCCGTACACAGTGCATGACTATATATTGACGGATAGTCTGCCAAGGGAGGAGAAGCTCAGCTATAGCTGGGCCTGCTTCATCAAGTTCCATTCGATCTTTGCCCAGGTACTGCACACCATCTCCATTTGGCTGACAGTCACCTTGGCCGTGTGGCGCTACATTGCCGTTGGTTATCCGCAAAAGAATCGCGTGTGGTGCGGCATGCGCACTACCATCATAACCATAACCACGGCGTATGtggtgtgtgtgcttgtggtGTCGCCTTCACTCTATCTGATCACAGCCATCACGGAGTGGATGGATCAACTGGATGCGCAGGGCAAACTAATAAACAACATACCGATGACACAGTATGTTATCGACTACAACAACGAAATGCAGTCCATGGTGGCCGCCTTAAATGCCACACCCAGCAGTCTACTGCAGTCAAATGAGACACAGTGGTTCAATGTGACCACGCCGCTGCCACAAGTGGTGCCCACTTCGCTGGTGGCACGCAATGTGACCGTATATCGATTGTATCACAGTGATCTGGCGCTGCACAATGTCTCGCTGCGGAATACAACGTTCCTTATCTACAGCGTGCTCATCAAGCTGATACCGTGCATAGCACTGACCATACTCTCGGTGCGTTTGATACTCGCACTGCTCGAGGCGAAGCGACGACGCAAGAAACTGACCAGCAAACCGGCAGCAGCCAGCAATGTCAATGGCAAGTCTGTAGTCAATGGCAAGGCAGCGGAGCGGCCGCGCAAGAACAGTAAAACGCTAGAGAAGGAGAAGCAAACGGATCGCACGACGCGCATGTTGCTGGCTGTGTTGCTGCTCTTTTTGATCACAGAGTTTCCGCAGGGCATCATGGGATTGCTGAATGTGCTGCTGGGCGATGCCTTCCTCATGGAATGCTATCTAAGACTGA GTGACCTTATGGATGTGTTGGCATTGATCAACTCCAGCATCAACTTCATACTCTATTGCTCGATGAGCAAACAGTTTCGCAGCACTTTCACTTTATTGTTTCGCCCCAAGTTCCTCGACAAGTGGCTGCCCGTGGCCCAGGATGAACTAGCTGCCACGCGTGCCGATGGACTGCGTTCGGTTGTGGCTGCCGCGCCGGACAACTGTCATACGATGGCGTTGCACAAGCAGCCGCAAGTGGTGACACTTGCTGCCACTACCACAACCACCACCCAAGTGACGAATCTGTAG